The following proteins are co-located in the Rhodococcus opacus B4 genome:
- the secD gene encoding protein translocase subunit SecD, with protein MAPSTGSVHPVRYLTVFAVLVAVLYALVFFTGDKSATPKLGIDLQGGTRVTLTARTPDGSKPTPDSLRQAQEIIETRVNGLGVSGSEVVIDGDNLVITVPGDDSAQARSLGQTARLYVRPVQTSQAAAAAGTQAPAAGETPAQAPAGTETPAPQNRPFPAQDPSTSPEPAPTAEPAPADESGTETAQAADEIAAARATRQSTDPAVQQQAMATLDCSVPDPLRGNDDPALPLVACSTDGQAVYLLDPAIIDGQEIADATSGYNSQQSRHEVSLTFKSEGSNTWATFTSQNIGKQAAFTLDSKVVSAPVVQGATPAGSSTSITGSFTADSAKELANTLKYGSLPLSFAASEAETVSATLGLASLEAGLIAGLVGLVLVLLYCLLYYRMLGVLTALSLVLSGVMVYAIMVLLGRYINFTLDLAGIAGLIIGIGMTADSFVVFFERIKDEMREGRSFRSAVPRGWARARRTILSGNAVSFIAAAVLYVLAVGQVRGFAFTLGLTTILDVVVVFLVTWPLVHLASKSPFWSRPGVNGLGAVQQIAKERKAAAASAKESRV; from the coding sequence GTGGCACCTTCCACAGGATCGGTGCATCCCGTCCGCTACCTCACCGTTTTCGCGGTGCTCGTGGCGGTTCTGTATGCCCTGGTGTTCTTCACCGGCGACAAGTCCGCGACACCCAAGCTGGGCATCGACCTGCAAGGTGGGACCCGAGTCACCCTCACCGCACGCACCCCGGACGGCAGCAAGCCGACGCCGGACAGCCTGCGGCAGGCGCAGGAGATCATCGAGACCCGTGTGAACGGACTCGGCGTGTCCGGCTCCGAGGTGGTCATCGACGGCGACAACCTGGTCATCACCGTCCCCGGCGACGACAGCGCTCAGGCGCGCTCCCTCGGCCAGACGGCGCGGCTGTACGTCCGTCCCGTCCAGACGTCGCAGGCCGCGGCCGCGGCCGGCACCCAGGCGCCCGCCGCCGGGGAGACGCCGGCCCAGGCACCCGCCGGGACCGAGACCCCCGCGCCGCAGAACCGGCCGTTCCCGGCGCAGGATCCGTCCACGTCCCCCGAGCCCGCCCCCACGGCGGAGCCGGCACCCGCCGACGAGTCCGGAACCGAGACCGCGCAGGCGGCCGACGAGATCGCGGCGGCCCGGGCCACGCGCCAGAGCACCGACCCCGCCGTGCAGCAGCAGGCGATGGCCACCCTCGACTGCAGCGTGCCCGACCCGCTGCGCGGCAACGACGACCCGGCCCTGCCGCTGGTCGCGTGTTCCACCGACGGTCAGGCCGTCTACCTGCTCGACCCGGCGATCATCGACGGCCAGGAGATCGCCGACGCGACGTCCGGGTACAACTCCCAGCAGTCGCGGCACGAGGTGAGCCTGACGTTCAAGTCCGAGGGCAGCAACACCTGGGCCACGTTCACGTCGCAGAACATCGGCAAGCAGGCCGCATTCACGCTCGACTCCAAGGTGGTGAGCGCGCCGGTCGTGCAGGGCGCGACACCCGCAGGCAGTTCGACGTCGATCACCGGCTCGTTCACCGCGGACAGCGCGAAGGAACTCGCGAACACCCTGAAGTACGGTTCGCTGCCGCTGTCGTTCGCGGCGTCGGAAGCCGAGACGGTGTCCGCGACCCTGGGTCTCGCCTCGCTGGAGGCCGGTCTCATCGCCGGTCTGGTGGGTCTGGTCCTGGTGCTGCTCTACTGCCTGCTCTACTACCGCATGCTCGGAGTGCTCACGGCGCTGTCCCTGGTCCTGTCCGGTGTCATGGTCTACGCGATCATGGTGCTGCTCGGCCGGTACATCAACTTCACGCTCGACCTCGCCGGCATCGCCGGTCTGATCATCGGTATCGGCATGACGGCCGACTCGTTCGTGGTGTTCTTCGAGAGAATCAAGGACGAGATGAGAGAGGGCCGCAGTTTCCGGTCCGCGGTGCCGCGCGGCTGGGCCCGTGCCCGCCGCACCATCCTGTCCGGTAACGCGGTCAGCTTCATCGCCGCCGCGGTGCTGTACGTCCTCGCGGTCGGCCAGGTGCGCGGCTTCGCGTTCACCCTCGGCCTGACCACCATTCTCGACGTCGTCGTCGTGTTCCTGGTGACGTGGCCGCTGGTCCACCTGGCCTCGAAGTCGCCGTTCTGGTCCAGGCCGGGTGTCAACGGGCTGGGTGCCGTGCAGCAGATCGCCAAGGAACGCAAGGCTGCCGCAGCGTCGGCGAAGGAGTCACGAGTATGA
- a CDS encoding acyl-CoA thioesterase, with translation MATIEEILEVERLEENIFRGIATETMLPRTFGGQVAGQALVAAVRTVEPRFTVHSLHGYFLRPGNPTMPIVYLVDRIRDGRSFVTRRVSAVQDGQAIFTMSASFQVEDVGIEHQDEMPVVPPPDSLPFASDSDDPEIAWLAQEWSDWDIRMVGHGEVDRRRGAAAQQQAWFRSRKTLPDDPVFHICALAYMSDMTLIGSAMTPHPGVEINGASLDHALWFLRPFRADEWLLYDQTSPSAGYGRGLAQGRIFDRKGNLVAAVVQEGLTRFLRPT, from the coding sequence ATGGCGACGATCGAAGAGATCCTGGAAGTGGAACGCCTCGAGGAGAACATCTTCCGGGGCATAGCGACCGAGACCATGCTTCCCCGCACGTTCGGTGGACAGGTGGCCGGTCAGGCGCTGGTTGCGGCGGTCCGCACGGTCGAACCCCGGTTCACGGTGCACTCGCTGCACGGCTACTTCCTTCGTCCCGGGAACCCCACGATGCCGATCGTGTACCTCGTGGACCGGATCCGGGACGGTCGCTCGTTCGTGACCCGGCGGGTCAGCGCCGTCCAGGACGGCCAGGCCATCTTCACGATGTCGGCGTCCTTCCAGGTCGAGGACGTGGGCATCGAGCACCAGGACGAGATGCCGGTGGTCCCGCCCCCGGATTCACTGCCGTTCGCCAGTGACTCCGACGATCCGGAGATCGCCTGGCTCGCACAGGAGTGGTCCGACTGGGACATCCGGATGGTCGGGCACGGCGAGGTCGACCGCCGACGCGGTGCCGCCGCCCAGCAGCAGGCGTGGTTCCGGTCCCGCAAGACGCTGCCCGACGACCCCGTCTTCCACATCTGCGCTCTCGCCTACATGAGCGACATGACGCTCATCGGTTCCGCCATGACACCGCACCCCGGTGTCGAGATCAACGGTGCCTCACTCGATCACGCGCTGTGGTTCCTGCGACCCTTCCGGGCCGACGAGTGGCTGCTGTACGACCAGACGTCGCCGTCCGCCGGTTACGGGCGAGGGTTGGCGCAGGGCAGGATCTTCGATCGGAAGGGAAACCTTGTCGCGGCCGTGGTGCAGGAAGGGCTGACCCGGTTCCTGCGCCCGACGTGA
- the secF gene encoding protein translocase subunit SecF, giving the protein MSESTTSASQTDRESSLSDSGVNQTTMPQHSWLSRLYTGTGAFEVVGRRKFYYILTGTIVLISLLSILVRGFTLGIDFEGGSRIQFPAGGGVDTAQVENVYSEALGMDPVSVQTVGSGSSATVQIRSEALDAAQVVTLQNALYDEFQPKDSDGTVNENVISVADVSETWGGQITQKALIALLVFLVIVSIYIAVRFERDMAIAAIVALFFDIAVTAGVYSLVGFEVTPATVIGLLTILGFSLYDSVVVFDKVEENTRGILHLTRRTYAEQANLAVNQTLMRSINTTLISVLPVLALMVVAVWMLGVGTLKDLALVQLVGIIVGAYSSIFFATPLLVTLKERWGPVAAHTRKVLARRATLAEGGAQKAGAPATAAAASTPQPAVPRRRTEATAPAPGSRPTGKRNKKRH; this is encoded by the coding sequence ATGAGCGAATCGACCACGTCTGCGTCGCAGACGGACCGCGAGTCCTCGCTGTCCGATTCGGGCGTCAACCAGACGACGATGCCCCAGCACAGCTGGCTGTCCCGGCTCTACACCGGAACCGGCGCCTTCGAGGTGGTCGGGCGCCGCAAGTTCTACTACATCCTGACCGGCACGATCGTGCTGATCTCGCTGCTGAGCATCCTCGTTCGCGGATTCACCCTCGGTATCGACTTCGAGGGCGGGTCGCGGATCCAGTTCCCCGCGGGCGGCGGGGTGGACACCGCGCAGGTGGAGAACGTCTACTCCGAGGCGCTGGGAATGGACCCCGTCTCGGTGCAGACGGTGGGCTCGGGTTCGAGCGCGACCGTCCAGATCCGCTCCGAGGCTCTCGACGCGGCCCAGGTGGTGACACTGCAGAACGCGCTGTACGACGAGTTCCAGCCGAAGGACAGTGACGGCACCGTCAACGAGAACGTGATCAGCGTCGCCGACGTCAGCGAGACGTGGGGCGGGCAGATCACCCAGAAGGCGCTGATCGCGCTGCTCGTGTTCCTGGTGATCGTCAGCATCTACATCGCCGTCCGGTTCGAGCGCGACATGGCGATCGCCGCGATCGTCGCACTCTTCTTCGACATCGCCGTCACCGCCGGCGTGTATTCGCTCGTCGGCTTCGAGGTGACCCCGGCGACCGTCATCGGCCTGCTGACCATTCTCGGTTTCTCGCTCTACGACTCGGTGGTGGTGTTCGACAAGGTCGAGGAGAACACCCGGGGGATCCTGCACCTGACCCGTCGCACGTACGCCGAGCAGGCGAACCTGGCGGTCAACCAGACGTTGATGCGCTCCATCAACACGACCCTGATCAGCGTGCTGCCGGTGCTCGCGCTGATGGTGGTCGCGGTGTGGATGCTCGGCGTCGGCACGCTGAAGGACCTGGCGCTGGTGCAGCTCGTCGGCATCATCGTCGGTGCGTACTCGTCGATCTTCTTCGCGACACCGCTGCTGGTCACCCTGAAGGAGCGGTGGGGTCCGGTGGCCGCACACACGCGGAAGGTCCTCGCCCGCCGGGCGACCCTGGCCGAGGGCGGGGCGCAGAAGGCCGGCGCCCCGGCGACCGCGGCCGCCGCATCCACCCCGCAGCCGGCCGTGCCGCGTCGCCGAACCGAGGCGACCGCACCCGCTCCGGGTTCACGACCCACCGGGAAGCGCAACAAGAAGAGGCACTGA
- a CDS encoding GntR family transcriptional regulator has product MLMRVDHSSGTPLGEQIAANVRGAFLRGEIGAGDRLPSARALAESIDVNLHTVLRAYATLRDEGLIDLRRGRGAVVRADTDPIRTGLTEAARTFVSEARRLGLDTEQMIDVIKETTKQ; this is encoded by the coding sequence ATGTTGATGCGAGTCGACCACAGCTCCGGCACCCCACTGGGCGAACAGATCGCCGCCAATGTGCGCGGCGCGTTCCTGCGCGGCGAGATCGGCGCGGGCGACCGGCTCCCCTCCGCCCGGGCGCTGGCCGAGTCCATCGACGTCAACCTCCACACGGTGCTGCGCGCCTACGCCACCCTGCGGGACGAGGGGCTGATCGACCTCCGCCGCGGACGAGGCGCGGTGGTCCGCGCCGACACGGACCCGATTCGCACCGGATTGACCGAAGCCGCACGCACTTTCGTATCCGAGGCACGACGCCTTGGACTCGACACCGAACAGATGATCGACGTGATCAAGGAGACCACGAAACAATGA
- the yajC gene encoding preprotein translocase subunit YajC translates to MDFLFPLLILALLVPMFLGIRRQKKEAAKVTALQDSLSVGDRILTTAGLHGTVVALGDQTIELEIAPGVVTTWSRLVVREQIVDAPLQDDSAIDHESLGTEAPATDIVREDRENGGDSTPRLNKD, encoded by the coding sequence ATGGATTTTCTCTTCCCGCTCCTGATTCTGGCGCTGCTCGTCCCGATGTTCCTGGGGATCCGCCGGCAGAAGAAGGAGGCGGCCAAGGTGACCGCTCTGCAGGACTCGCTCTCGGTGGGCGACCGCATCCTCACGACTGCCGGACTGCACGGAACCGTCGTCGCGCTCGGCGACCAGACGATCGAACTCGAGATCGCTCCCGGCGTGGTCACCACGTGGTCGCGTCTCGTCGTCCGAGAGCAGATCGTCGACGCCCCGCTGCAGGATGACAGTGCCATCGACCACGAGTCGCTCGGCACCGAGGCCCCCGCCACCGACATCGTGCGCGAGGATCGTGAGAACGGCGGCGACAGCACGCCGCGGCTGAACAAGGATTGA
- a CDS encoding acyl-CoA thioesterase codes for MASIEDILELEALEKDIFRGAVHPSVLKRTFGGQVAGQSLVSAVRTVDERFEVHSLHGYFLRPGNPTEPTVYLVDRIRDGRSFCTRRVTGIQDGKAIFTMSASFHSQDEGIEHQDTMPSVPEPEELVDAQTVEEMAATDLYREWKEWDVRIVPAGCTGKTPGIAAKQRVWMRYRNKLPDDQVFHICTLAYLSDMTLLGASKVPHPGVVTQTASLDHAMWFLRPFRADEWLLYDQTSPSAGFGRALTQGRMFDRKGTMVAAVVQEGLTRIQRDQDQRDIETGNMA; via the coding sequence ATGGCGAGCATCGAGGACATTCTCGAACTCGAGGCGCTGGAGAAGGACATCTTCCGCGGCGCGGTGCATCCTTCCGTTCTGAAGAGGACCTTCGGCGGGCAGGTCGCCGGTCAGTCGCTCGTCTCCGCCGTCCGCACCGTCGACGAGCGATTCGAGGTGCATTCGCTGCACGGCTACTTCCTGCGCCCCGGGAATCCGACGGAACCCACCGTGTACCTGGTCGACCGGATCCGGGACGGCCGGTCCTTCTGCACCCGGCGCGTCACCGGAATCCAGGACGGCAAGGCGATCTTCACCATGTCGGCGTCGTTCCACTCGCAGGACGAGGGCATCGAGCACCAGGACACGATGCCGTCGGTCCCCGAACCCGAGGAACTCGTCGACGCGCAGACCGTCGAGGAGATGGCCGCCACCGATCTCTACCGCGAGTGGAAGGAATGGGACGTCCGTATCGTTCCGGCCGGCTGCACCGGGAAGACTCCCGGAATCGCCGCGAAGCAACGCGTGTGGATGCGGTACCGCAACAAGCTGCCCGACGATCAGGTCTTCCACATCTGCACCCTCGCCTACCTCAGTGACATGACGCTCCTCGGCGCGTCGAAGGTCCCGCACCCGGGAGTGGTCACCCAGACCGCGTCGCTCGACCACGCCATGTGGTTCCTGCGCCCGTTCCGCGCCGACGAGTGGCTGCTCTACGACCAGACCTCACCCTCCGCCGGCTTCGGCCGCGCCCTCACCCAGGGCCGCATGTTCGACCGGAAGGGCACCATGGTCGCCGCCGTGGTGCAGGAGGGGTTGACCCGAATCCAGCGCGATCAGGACCAGCGCGACATCGAGACAGGAAACATGGCATGA
- a CDS encoding YebC/PmpR family DNA-binding transcriptional regulator, whose product MSGHSKWATTKHKKAVIDAKRGKAFAKLIKNIEVAARTGGGDPAGNPTLYDAIQKAKKTSVPNDNIERARKRGAGEEAGGADWQTIMYEGYGPNGVAVLIECLTDNRNRAAGEVRTAMTRNGGNMADPGSVSYLFTRKGVVTLEKGDQTEDDVLMAVLDAGAEEVTDLGETFEIVSEPTDLVAVRSALQEAGIDYDSAEADFRASVEVPVDADGARKVFKLVDALEESDDVQNVYTNVDLSDEVLAELDD is encoded by the coding sequence ATGAGCGGCCACTCCAAATGGGCCACCACCAAGCACAAGAAGGCTGTGATCGACGCCAAGCGTGGCAAAGCCTTCGCGAAGCTGATCAAGAACATCGAGGTGGCGGCCCGTACCGGCGGTGGCGACCCTGCGGGAAACCCCACCCTGTACGACGCCATCCAGAAGGCCAAGAAGACGTCGGTCCCCAACGACAACATCGAGCGCGCCCGCAAGCGCGGCGCCGGTGAAGAAGCGGGCGGCGCCGACTGGCAGACCATCATGTACGAGGGCTACGGACCCAACGGTGTCGCCGTCCTCATCGAGTGCCTGACCGACAACCGCAACCGTGCGGCCGGCGAGGTGCGGACCGCGATGACCCGTAACGGCGGCAACATGGCCGACCCGGGGTCCGTGTCCTACCTGTTCACCCGCAAGGGCGTCGTCACCCTGGAGAAGGGCGACCAGACCGAGGACGACGTGCTCATGGCGGTCCTCGACGCGGGCGCCGAAGAGGTCACCGACCTCGGCGAGACGTTCGAGATCGTGAGCGAGCCCACCGACCTCGTCGCCGTGCGCAGCGCCCTGCAGGAGGCGGGCATCGACTACGACTCCGCCGAGGCCGACTTCCGCGCGTCCGTCGAGGTGCCGGTCGACGCCGACGGGGCCCGCAAGGTGTTCAAGCTCGTCGACGCACTCGAGGAGTCCGACGACGTCCAGAACGTCTACACCAATGTCGACCTCTCCGACGAGGTGCTCGCCGAGCTCGACGACTGA
- the ruvB gene encoding Holliday junction branch migration DNA helicase RuvB — MSPELGGGYDGESPVSADLVAGDGDIEASLRPKNLHDFIGQPRVREQLQLVLTGAKMRGGTPDHILLSGPPGLGKTSMAMIIAAELGSSLRLTSGPALERAGDLAAMLSNLVEGDVLFIDEIHRIARPAEEMLYLAMEDFRVDVVVGKGPGATSIPLEVAPFTLVGATTRSGALTGPLRDRFGFTAHMDFYEPAELKQILMRSAGILGVQLGEEAGAEIASRSRGTPRIANRLLRRVRDYAEVRADGVVTREIAHAALAVYDVDQLGLDRLDRSVLSALVRSFGGGPVGVSTLAVAVGEEPATVEEVCEPFLVRAGMIARTPRGRVATAAAWTQLGLTPPPDAVTGGIDVRVNEPQASLFDPEDP, encoded by the coding sequence ATGAGTCCCGAACTCGGCGGCGGCTACGACGGCGAGTCCCCGGTCTCGGCCGACCTCGTCGCCGGCGACGGTGACATCGAGGCCAGCCTGCGGCCGAAGAACCTGCACGATTTCATCGGGCAGCCGCGGGTCCGGGAGCAGTTGCAACTCGTCCTGACCGGCGCCAAGATGCGCGGCGGCACCCCCGACCACATCCTGCTCTCCGGCCCGCCCGGGCTGGGGAAGACCAGCATGGCGATGATCATCGCCGCCGAACTGGGGTCCTCACTGCGGCTGACATCGGGTCCGGCGCTCGAGCGCGCCGGCGACCTGGCCGCCATGTTGAGCAATCTCGTCGAGGGCGACGTGCTGTTCATCGACGAGATCCACCGCATCGCCCGCCCCGCGGAAGAGATGCTCTACCTCGCGATGGAGGACTTCCGGGTCGACGTCGTGGTCGGCAAGGGCCCCGGCGCCACCTCCATCCCCCTGGAGGTCGCGCCGTTCACCCTGGTCGGGGCCACCACCCGCTCGGGGGCGCTCACCGGCCCGCTGCGCGACCGGTTCGGGTTCACCGCCCACATGGACTTCTACGAACCGGCGGAGCTGAAGCAGATCCTCATGCGATCGGCGGGCATCCTCGGGGTGCAGCTCGGCGAGGAGGCCGGCGCCGAGATCGCGAGCCGGTCCCGCGGCACGCCCCGCATCGCGAACCGCCTGCTCCGCCGCGTCCGCGACTACGCCGAGGTCCGCGCGGACGGCGTCGTCACCCGCGAGATCGCGCACGCGGCCCTCGCCGTGTACGACGTCGACCAGCTGGGACTCGACCGCCTCGACCGCTCCGTCCTCAGCGCCCTGGTGCGCAGCTTCGGCGGCGGACCGGTCGGCGTGTCCACCCTGGCCGTCGCGGTCGGTGAGGAACCCGCCACCGTCGAAGAGGTGTGTGAGCCGTTCCTCGTCCGCGCCGGAATGATCGCCCGCACACCCCGCGGCCGGGTCGCCACCGCGGCCGCGTGGACGCAACTCGGCCTGACACCGCCGCCGGACGCCGTGACCGGCGGAATCGATGTCCGCGTCAACGAGCCGCAGGCGTCCCTGTTCGATCCCGAAGACCCCTGA
- the pdxT gene encoding pyridoxal 5'-phosphate synthase glutaminase subunit PdxT: MTRPLVGVLALQGDVREHLAALNDSGADAVGIRRPEELEKIDGLVIPGGESTTMSKLLQIFELLEPLKARLRDGLPAYGSCAGMILLASEILDTRPDAQHLGAIDMTVRRNAFGRQVDSFESDLEFEGIVGDPMRAVFIRAPWVERVGDDVQILARVPESGGAAAGRIVAVRQGSVVATSFHPEVTGDRRVHELFVDIVRGV; the protein is encoded by the coding sequence ATGACCCGTCCCCTCGTCGGAGTACTCGCCCTGCAGGGCGACGTCCGTGAACACCTTGCCGCACTGAATGATTCGGGCGCCGACGCCGTGGGCATCCGGCGCCCGGAGGAGCTCGAGAAGATCGACGGGCTGGTCATCCCCGGCGGTGAGTCGACGACGATGAGCAAGCTGCTGCAGATCTTCGAACTGCTCGAACCGCTGAAGGCGCGGCTGCGCGACGGGTTGCCCGCCTACGGGTCGTGCGCCGGGATGATTCTCCTCGCAAGCGAGATCCTCGACACCCGACCCGACGCCCAGCACCTCGGCGCCATCGACATGACGGTGCGCCGCAACGCATTCGGCCGCCAGGTCGATTCCTTCGAGTCCGACCTCGAATTCGAGGGCATCGTCGGCGACCCGATGCGGGCCGTGTTCATCCGTGCCCCGTGGGTGGAGCGCGTCGGCGACGACGTCCAGATCCTCGCCCGGGTGCCCGAATCGGGTGGCGCGGCCGCCGGGCGCATCGTGGCCGTGCGGCAGGGTTCCGTGGTGGCGACGTCGTTCCACCCGGAGGTCACGGGCGACCGGCGAGTGCACGAGTTGTTCGTCGACATCGTCCGCGGGGTCTAG
- the ruvC gene encoding crossover junction endodeoxyribonuclease RuvC, whose translation MRVLGVDPGLTRCGFGVVDGGNGRTVTPVAVDVVRTPADLELSSRLLRISEAAESWIDLHRPEVVAIERVFAQHNVRTAMGTAQAGGVVALAAARRGIPVCFHTPSEVKAAVTGSGSADKAQVTAMVTRILKLAAAPRPADAADALALAICHCWRAPMIERMARAEAAAAEQKRRYQARLAEVKKAGTR comes from the coding sequence GTGCGTGTGCTGGGTGTGGATCCCGGTCTGACCCGGTGCGGATTCGGAGTGGTGGACGGCGGCAACGGTCGCACCGTCACCCCGGTCGCCGTTGACGTGGTCCGAACCCCGGCAGACCTCGAATTGTCGTCCCGGCTGCTGCGGATCTCCGAGGCCGCCGAATCATGGATCGACCTGCACCGGCCGGAGGTCGTGGCGATCGAGCGGGTGTTCGCCCAGCACAACGTGCGCACCGCGATGGGCACCGCGCAGGCGGGCGGCGTCGTTGCCCTCGCTGCCGCGCGCCGCGGCATCCCCGTGTGTTTCCATACCCCGAGTGAGGTCAAGGCGGCCGTCACCGGGAGCGGATCGGCTGACAAAGCTCAGGTGACGGCGATGGTGACACGCATCCTCAAGCTCGCGGCCGCACCCAGACCGGCCGACGCCGCGGACGCGCTGGCACTGGCGATCTGCCATTGCTGGCGGGCGCCGATGATCGAACGCATGGCCCGCGCCGAAGCCGCGGCCGCCGAACAGAAACGTCGCTACCAGGCCCGACTGGCCGAAGTGAAGAAGGCAGGTACACGATGA
- the ruvA gene encoding Holliday junction branch migration protein RuvA produces the protein MIASVRGEVLEIALDHAVIESAGVGYRVNATPATLGGLQRGTEARLVTAMIVREDSMTLYGFPDSESKELFGLLQTVSGVGPRLAMATLAVLEPEALRSALAEGNVTALTRVPGIGKRGAERMVVELRDKVDAVGSTSGAVPLGAGGGGSVRDQIVEALVGLGFPAKQAEQATDSVLAEAPESTTSSALRSALSLLGKTR, from the coding sequence ATGATCGCGTCCGTCCGCGGCGAGGTGCTCGAGATCGCTCTCGACCACGCGGTGATCGAATCCGCGGGAGTGGGATACCGCGTGAATGCGACCCCGGCCACCCTCGGTGGGCTGCAGCGGGGAACCGAGGCCCGGCTGGTCACGGCGATGATCGTCCGCGAGGACTCGATGACGCTGTACGGGTTCCCCGACTCGGAGTCCAAGGAATTGTTCGGGCTGCTCCAGACGGTGTCGGGTGTCGGTCCGCGCCTGGCCATGGCGACCCTCGCCGTCCTCGAACCCGAGGCGTTGCGGTCCGCGCTGGCCGAGGGCAACGTCACGGCACTCACACGGGTGCCGGGCATCGGCAAGCGCGGGGCCGAGCGGATGGTCGTCGAACTGCGCGACAAGGTCGACGCGGTCGGGTCCACGTCCGGGGCGGTGCCGCTCGGTGCGGGCGGCGGCGGATCGGTTCGCGACCAGATCGTCGAGGCGCTCGTCGGGCTCGGGTTCCCGGCCAAGCAGGCCGAACAGGCCACCGATTCGGTCCTCGCCGAGGCACCCGAGTCGACCACCTCGTCCGCGCTGCGCTCCGCCCTGTCCCTGCTCGGGAAGACCAGATGA